One segment of Erigeron canadensis isolate Cc75 chromosome 2, C_canadensis_v1, whole genome shotgun sequence DNA contains the following:
- the LOC122587206 gene encoding U3 small nucleolar ribonucleoprotein protein MPP10, whose amino-acid sequence MAATPSAGVEALHHLKLTEPPMYLTPSPELANAARIASEHLFASLKPYTSKSPFDRLLVDHKFDAEQIWQQIDLQSQPLISAIRRQVDKFEKDPKQLKNIFKSGESEQHIDEDLGFEKVENDDDVIHDVEDDDDEDDVDNDEDEVDDDDDDVDDEKRGEGGLEDGFFSIEKMKEYMEDDEAKEYGIDVKKNKKSATKAANEFGEEEDDEDDDDDDELFGEGDDDDSEGEDARYEDFFTSNKKRAENKKPIVHKEVEDVEMRDEEETEDSKDEGDQDGDDAVSDDEVKDANLSTHEKQLIEQRAKIEEVERENLAAKSWTMRGEVSATKRPKNSALEVDLDWDRNVNPPPVITEEVSQSIEELIMKRISEGHFDDVERPPSSPSKAPREMKELDENQSKKGLGEIYADEYAVKTGLVSKALTILDEQKKEATEIFKKLCLKLDALSHFHFTPKPIIEDMSIQPNVPALAMEEIAPLAVSDVAMLAPEEVFSGKGDIKEEAELTQADRKRRRANKKRKFKAENANKIVKKARESTISADDGKGEP is encoded by the exons ATGGCGGCGACACCTTCCGCCGGAGTAGAAGCACTCCACCACCTGAAACTAACAGAGCCACCGATGTACCTAACTCCGTCACCTGAACTCGCAAACGCCGCTCGTATCGCTTCAGAACACTTATTCGCTTCACTGAAACCCTACACATCTAAATCACCATTTGACCGTCTTCTCGTTGACCACAAGTTTGACGCCGAACAGATTTGGCAGCAAATTGACCTCCAATCTCAGCCGCTGATCTCCGCCATCCGCCGTCAAGTTGACAAATTTGAAAAGGATCCAAAACAGCTCAAAAACATTTTCAAAAGTGGTGAATCTGAGCAACATATTGATGAGGATTTAGGTTTTGAGAAAGTAGAAAATGATGATGACGTGATTCATGACGtggaggatgatgatgatgaggatgatgtcGATAATGATGAGGATGAggtggatgatgatgatgatgatgtggatGATGAGAAGAGAGGTGAAGGTGGATTGGAGGATGGATTTTTTAGTATTGAGAAAATGAAGGAATATATGGAAGATGATGAAGCTAAAGAGTACGGAATTGatgttaagaaaaataaaaaatcagcGACAAAAGCGGCAAACGAGTTTGGGGAAGAAGAAGATGAcgaagacgatgatgatgatgatgag TTGTTTGGTGAAGGCGATGATGACGATTCAGAAGGTGAAGATGCTAG ATATGAGGATTTCTTTACATCTAATAAGAAACGTGCTGAAAATAAGAAACCTATAGTGCACAAGGAGGTGGAGGATGTAGAGATGAGAGATGAAGAAGAAACTGAGGATTCAAAAGACGAGGGTGATCAGGATGGTGATGATGCGGTATCTGATGACGAG GTGAAGGATGCCAATCTTTCTACACATGAGAAGCAGCTTATAGAACAGCGAGCTAAAATAGAGGAGGTGGAGAGGGAGAACTTAGCAGCAAAGTCGTGGACCATGCGGGGAGAG GTAAGTGCAACTAAAAGACCCAAGAATAGTGCTTTAGAAGTTGATTTGGATTGGGATCGCAATGTAAATCCACCACCAGTTATCACAGAGGAGGTTTCCCAGTCCATTGAAGAACTAATTATGAAAAGGATATCCGAGGGTCACTTTGATGATGTCGAAAGGCCTCCTAGCTCACCTTCCAAGGCACCAAGGGAAATGAAGGAATTG GATGAGAATCAGAGTAAGAAGGGCCTTGGCGAAATATATGCA GATGAGTATGCTGTGAAGACCGGCCTGGTGTCAAAAGCATTGACTATATTAGATGAGCAAAAGAAGGAG GCAACagaaattttcaagaaattatGTCTGAAGTTGGATGCCCTATCCCACTTCCACTTCACTCCAAAACCA ATAATTGAAGACATGTCTATTCAACCAAATGTTCCTGCCCTTGCAATGGAAGAG ATTGCACCTTTGGCAGTTTCGGATGTAGCTATGCTGGCTCCTGAAGAAGTATTTTCTGGCAAAggagacattaaagaagaagCAGAACTAACACAGGCAGATAGAAAGAGGAGGCGAGCTAATAAGAAAAGGAAGTTTAAAG CTGAGAACGCTAATAAGATAGTGAAGAAGGCACGCGAAAGCACAATATCAGCAGATGATG GCAAGGGAGAACCATGA
- the LOC122589679 gene encoding glutaredoxin-C1, with product MGSVWSGGRTTSKEEKEMALSKVKQTISSNPAVVFSKTWCGYCKKVKQLFSELNVSFKLYELDEESDGGEIQSALKELTGQSTVPNVFIGGKHIGGCDAVMEQHRAGKLVPMLTEAGAIGNTSAQVSSI from the exons ATGGGAAGCGTGTGGAGCGGAGGAAGAACTACTtctaaagaagaaaaagagatggCTCTTTCTAAAGTCAAACAAACCATTTCCTCTAATCCCGCTGTCGTCTTCAG CAAAACATGGTGTGGATACTGCAagaaggtgaaacaactgttcTCTGAGCTTAATGTTTCTTTCAAGCTTTATGAATTGGATGAAGAAA GTGATGGTGGAGAAATTCAATCTGCCTTAAAGGAGTTGACTGGTCAAAGCACTGTTCCTAACGTATTCATTGGTGGGAAGCATATTGGTGGTTGTGATG CTGTTATGGAGCAGCACAGAGCTGGGAAGCTGGTGCCTATGCTAACTGAAGCCGGAGCCATTGGCAACACCTCTGCTCAGGTTTCCAGTATCTGA